A segment of the Planctomycetia bacterium genome:
GCGCTCCGCGACCGGATCGCCGCCCGCTACGGCATCGAGGTGGTGCTGGAGCGGCCCGAGTCCTCGGTGGCCGACTACGAGCGGCTGCACGGCGGCCCGCTCTACCGCAGAGATCCCGACCGCTGCTGCGCCGACTGCAAGCTGGCCGTGGTCCGCAGGGTGCTGGCGGGCTTCGACGCGTGGATGACCGCCATCCGGCGCGACCAGAGCCCGGACCGGGCCACGGCGCCGATCGTGGGCTGAGACCACAAGTTCGGCGTCGTCAAGGTCTCGCCGCTGGCCAACTGGACGAAGGCGCAGGTCTGGGACGCC
Coding sequences within it:
- a CDS encoding hypothetical protein (possible pseudo, internal stop codon); this encodes MLHWIAAVAPGVHVFNLDTGYQFAETLALRDRIAARYGIEVVLERPESSVADYERLHGGPLYRRDPDRCCADCKLAVVRRVLAGFDAWMTAIRRDQSPDRATAPIVG